One window from the genome of Bdellovibrio sp. NC01 encodes:
- a CDS encoding class D beta-lactamase, whose product MTGKKLFFASLAALAFVNCSSTPDKSSDTETKSENAKPIISSFETLTNAFKDKEGCFLLYDVTNKEYVEQFNPERCQLATAPCSTFKVPLAVMGFDSGVLKDENTKFKWNHKKHEISEWNQDQTAATWMKYSVLWYSQVITKRLGRAKVQNYLDSMNYGNHDFSGNIESAWLTNGKVPNHKRNSVQINAYQQVDFLKKLFASTLPQSQNAQELTRKIMYLEKTPDGWDFSGKTGSGYTGAKLDRRLGWFVAHLKKGTQEYVAVVTFNDKTSNEDLFGGKESKAIMIEALKARGMY is encoded by the coding sequence ATGACTGGTAAAAAATTATTCTTCGCTAGCTTGGCCGCACTTGCTTTTGTTAATTGTTCTTCGACGCCGGATAAGTCATCAGATACAGAGACAAAGAGCGAAAATGCTAAACCTATTATCAGCAGTTTTGAAACGCTTACGAACGCATTTAAAGATAAAGAGGGCTGCTTTCTTTTATACGACGTCACGAACAAAGAATACGTTGAACAATTCAATCCCGAGCGTTGCCAACTGGCAACTGCCCCCTGCTCAACTTTCAAAGTTCCACTGGCTGTGATGGGTTTTGATTCTGGCGTACTGAAAGATGAAAATACAAAATTCAAATGGAATCACAAGAAGCACGAGATCTCCGAATGGAATCAAGATCAGACAGCTGCGACATGGATGAAGTATTCTGTGCTTTGGTATTCGCAAGTTATCACAAAAAGACTAGGCCGCGCGAAGGTGCAAAACTATTTGGATTCAATGAATTATGGCAATCATGATTTTTCTGGCAACATTGAATCCGCGTGGTTAACGAATGGAAAAGTGCCGAATCATAAACGCAACTCGGTGCAAATCAACGCTTATCAACAGGTTGATTTTCTAAAAAAATTATTTGCTTCGACTTTACCGCAATCACAAAATGCGCAAGAGCTGACTCGCAAAATTATGTATTTAGAAAAAACCCCAGATGGTTGGGATTTTTCTGGAAAGACAGGTTCAGGTTATACGGGCGCTAAATTGGACCGCCGTTTGGGATGGTTCGTGGCGCATCTTAAAAAAGGCACACAAGAGTATGTGGCCGTGGTCACTTTCAACGACAAAACTTCGAATGAAGATCTATTCGGTGGTAAAGAGTCCAAAGCCATCATGATCGAAGCACTGAAGGCTCGTGGGATGTATTAG
- the rnk gene encoding nucleoside diphosphate kinase regulator, translating to MESQPRIFVTDLDYQRLSSLAAQTESEAGLALEEELSRANVIAQKDIPPTIVTMNSRVRFVDELNGTEQEMTLVYPKDANLEAGKISILAPIGVALLGLSVGQSIDWKLPNGTIKKLTVKAVSFQPEAEGHYEL from the coding sequence ATGGAATCGCAACCGCGAATTTTTGTTACAGATTTAGATTATCAACGTCTTTCATCATTGGCAGCGCAAACTGAAAGCGAAGCGGGTTTGGCGCTTGAAGAAGAGCTTAGTCGCGCCAACGTCATTGCACAAAAAGATATTCCACCGACGATCGTGACGATGAATTCACGCGTGCGTTTTGTCGATGAATTGAATGGCACTGAACAGGAAATGACTTTGGTTTATCCCAAAGATGCGAATTTAGAAGCTGGCAAAATCTCTATTCTAGCGCCTATCGGCGTTGCCCTGTTAGGTTTGTCAGTAGGTCAATCTATCGATTGGAAACTTCCAAACGGCACGATCAAAAAATTGACTGTGAAAGCCGTCAGCTTCCAACCTGAAGCGGAAGGCCACTACGAACTCTAA